From a single Raphanus sativus cultivar WK10039 unplaced genomic scaffold, ASM80110v3 Scaffold0205, whole genome shotgun sequence genomic region:
- the LOC108822839 gene encoding uncharacterized protein LOC108822839, which yields MKDDYEVDEKKQAAADVLFSYSKFAMACIGNQTRPSDMRLHLMKEISGLPTSLKRREASRAATSPDPLGESSSSGTARLDKVDSFRAL from the exons ATGAAAGATGATTACGAG GTTGATGAGAAGAAACAAGCTGCAGCTGATGTATTGTTTAGTTATTCCAAGTTTGCTATGGCCTGCATCGGTAACCAGACTCGTCCTTCCGACATGAGGTTGCATCTCATGAAG gAGATCTCGGGACTGCCAACGTCTCtgaagagaagagaagcttCTAGAGCTGCAACCTCTCCTGATCCACTCGGCGAATCCTCCAGCTCTGGTACCGCCAGGCTTGATAAAGTTGATAGTTTCAGAGctctttga
- the LOC108822828 gene encoding L-ascorbate peroxidase 5, peroxisomal, whose translation MLLVQSQFFNPILLHLLFQSPDKMAVNVVDAEYLKQLEKSRRDLRALISSRNCAPIMLRLAWHDAGTYDEKKKSGGPNGSIRFKDELNRPHNKGLEKAVAFCEEVKAKHPRVSYADLYQLAGVVAVEVTGGPTIPFTPGRNDAETADEGDLPDANQGASHLRTLFSRMGLSDKDIVALSGGHTLGRAHKERSDFEGPWTRDPLKFDNSYFVELLNGETPELLQLKTDKALLGDPKFEPYVKMYAKDEDVFFRDYAFSHKKLSELGCNLPRKTPATVKQQAVGIAVVAAAVIFTICYEARRIGK comes from the exons ATGTTACTCGTTCAGAGTCAATTCTTTAATCCTATTCTTCTTCATTTGCTCTTTCAAAGTCCTGACAAAATGGCAGTGAATGTCGTCGATGCAGAGTACCTCAAACAGTTAGAGAAGTCTCGTAGGGACCTTCGAGCTCTCATCTCTTCCAGAAACTGTGCTCCCATTATGCTCCGTCTCGC ATGGCATGACGCAGGAACAtatgatgagaagaagaaaagtggaGGTCCCAATGGATCTATTAGGTTCAAGGACGAGCTAAACCGCCCTCATAACAAAGGTCTCGAGAAAGCAGTCGCCTTCTGCG agGAAGTAAAAGCTAAGCATCCACGAGTCTCTTACGCAGACCTTTACCAG CTCGCAGGAGTTGTTGCAGTGGAAGTTACCGGTGGCCCTACAATCCCATTTACTCCAGGCCGTAAT GATGCTGAGACAGCAGATGAAGGAGATCTTCCTGATGCGAATCAAGGTGCCTCACATCTAAGAACTCTCTTCTCTCGTATGGGTCTATCGGATAAAGACATTGTAGCTCTCTCTGGAGGCCACACTCTG GGGCGTGCACATAAGGAGAGATCAGATTTCGAAGGCCCTTGGACGCGAGATCCTCTCAAGTTTGACAACTCTTATTTCGT AGAGCTTCTGAACGGGGAAACTCCAGAACTGCTGCAACTTAAAACCGACAAGGCTCTACTTGGCGATCCCAAGTTCGAACCTTATGTTAAGATGTATGCAAAG GATGAGGATGTGTTCTTCAGAGATTATGCTTTCTCACACAAGAAACTGTCAGAACTAGGATGCAATCTGCCAAGAAAAACTCCTGCGACAGTAAAGCAGCAGGCAGTTGGAATCGCTGTTGTTGCAGCTGCTGTCATCTTCACCATATGCTATGAAGCAAGGAGAATAGGCAAGTGA
- the LOC130494303 gene encoding rac-like GTP-binding protein ARAC6 codes for MSASRFIKCVTVGDGAVGKTCLLISYTSNTFPTDYVPTVFDNFSANVVVNGATVNLGLWDTAGQEDYNRLRPLSYRGADVFILAFSLISKASYENVSKKWIPELKHYAPGVPIVLVGTKLDLRDDKQFVIDHPGAVPITTAQGEELKKLIEAPAYIECSSKSQENVKGVFDAAIKVVLQPPKQKKKKNKAQKACSIL; via the exons ATGAGCGCGTCAAGGTTCATAAAGTGCGTTACCGTTGGTGACGGAGCTGTCGGCAAAACATGTTTGCTCATTTCTTACACCAGCAACACCTTTCCCACG GACTATGTTCCCACTGTTTTCGATAACTTTAGCGCCAATGTGGTTGTCAATGGAGCCACGGTCAATCTTGGATTGTGGGATACTGCAG ggCAGGAGGACTATAACAGATTAAGACCTTTGAGTTACCGTGGTGCTGATGTTTTCATTCTAGCCTTCTCTCTTATTAGTAAGGCTAGTTACGAGAATGTCTCCAAGAAGTGGATCCCAGAGTTGAAGCACTATGCTCCTGGTGTCCCCATCGTCCTTGTTGGAACCAAACTTG ATCTTCGGGATGACAAACAGTTTGTTATCGACCATCCTGGTGCCGTCCCTATTACAACTGCTCAG GGAGAGGAGCTCAAAAAGCTAATAGAAGCGCCTGCTTACATAGAATGCAGTTCAAAATCCCAAGAG AACGTGAAAGGAGTCTTTGATGCAGCTATCAAAGTGGTCCTTCAACCTCCAAagcagaagaaaaagaagaacaaagcACAAAAGGCTTGCTCCATTTTGTAA
- the LOC108842264 gene encoding uncharacterized protein LOC108842264: MSRCFPFPPPGYVLNGSRDEALIESIKRAEEKAKKEQRRKERKREKKDNKDKKKEKKDKKTKERERSEGGSEKHSHKRRRKEEGAKEGNKVRKLNESENGSFEKSSLTVERDLLQSTSQNSCDSTLNSNELPKQHKEKQPHHDSESIIRIRLPIRRQNDPEVMMSTNKDQQKPCLSREVKLDTANIVTRKQPQQRPCCTSKPHEEKRKDQILRTKLGKEKKLSSTSDDPSSGLCRFCPPSLAVQFLNVVENWVPNTIQRSVELTNTEGDECWWFLKKPSSHKFDGTERCKQLNSETKQVVSSSMAWPCARLLPEADVHALPYTVPF, encoded by the exons ATGTCTCGGTGCTTCCCGTTCCCGCCACCTGGCTATGTACTGAACGGGAGCCGCGATGAGGCTCTGATCGAATCGATCAAG AGGGCAGAGGAGAAAGCTAAGAAAGAACAAAGGAGGaaggagagaaaaagagagaagaaagataacaaagacaagaagaaggagaagaaggataAAAAGACGAAGGAGAGGGAAAGAAGTGAAGGTGGAAGTGAAAAACACTCTCATAAGAGAAGGCGCAAAGAAGAAGGTGCCAAAGAGGGCAACAAAGTTCGCAAACTAAATGAAAGTGAGAACGGCTCTTTTGAGAAGAGCAGTCTTACTGTAGAACGCGACCTGCTTCAGTCCACGTCTCAGAACTCTTGTGATAGCACTCTTAACAGCAATGAGCTACCTAAGCAGCACAAGGAGAAGCAGCCACATCACGACTCTG AAAGCATCATTCGGATTCGGTTGCCTATCCGAAGACAGAATGATCCTGAGGTGATGATGTCCACCAACAAGGATCAACAAAAACCTTGTCTTTCCCGGGAAGTGAAGTTAGATACCGCCAACATTGTTACTAGAAAACAGCCGCAGCAACGTCCTTGTTGCACTTCAAAACCAcatgaagagaagagaaaagacCAAATTTTAAGAACGAAACTCGGCAAGGAGAAGAAATTATCGTCCACTTCTGATGACCCTTCAAGCGGATTATGCAGGTTTTGCCCTCCATCATTGGCGGTGCAATTCTTGAATGTAGTTGAGAACTGGGTTCCTAATACGATCCAGAGAAGTGTAGAGCTCACCAACACTGAAGGTGATGAATGTTGGTGGTTCTTGAAGAAGCCAAGTAGCCACAAGTTTGACGGAACAGAAAGATGCAAACAACTTAATAGTGAGACAAAGCAAGTCGTAAGCAGTTCAATGGCGTGGCCATGTGCTCGCCTTTTACCAGAAGCTGATGTCCACGCCTTACCTTACACCGTCCCTTTCTGA